In a genomic window of Phyllostomus discolor isolate MPI-MPIP mPhyDis1 chromosome 5, mPhyDis1.pri.v3, whole genome shotgun sequence:
- the ADGRA1 gene encoding adhesion G protein-coupled receptor A1, producing the protein MDLKTVLSLPQHPGEFLHPVVYACTAVMLLCLLTSGITYLVHRSAIRISRKGRHTLLNFCLHAALTCAVFAGGINRTAHPVLCQAVGIALHYCTLCAMLWIAATARSIYQQVTKKAPPCPGADRPPYSRQPLLRLYLISGGVPFVICGVTAATNIKNYGPEDEDAAYCWMAWEPSLGAFYGPAAFIALVACVHFLGAHVQLRRHPERRHELRGRAEEQHRLPGPEAAPSPRAPPGRPPASLLQNEHSLEAQLRAAAFTLLLFAATWAFGALAVSQGPFLDLVFSCLYGAFCVTLGLFVLIHHCAKRDDVWHCWWSCRPARRGARPALDANGDALGRAACLQDLPCPGRPRGFGHPAAGHCKMTNLQAAQSHVSCLSPATPCCAQMHCEQLLEDAVHAHGEDPCGHDPCGHDPCGHDPCGHDPRLHGCLRGRTRPHHFGRHHAAEAEQEYAYHIPSSLDGSPRSSGTEDSPPSSLEGPAGTHGLACCAQGDPFPLVSQPEGGRASPTLYGCGPRPGREGARGPAHFEMLRRTQSLPFGGPGPNGVLKGSLGEAGPYGADSTGNIRTGPWRNETTV; encoded by the exons ATG GATCTGAAGACtgtgctctccctgccccagcacccAGGGGAGTTCCTGCACCCCGTGGTGTACGCCTGCACGGCCGTCATGCTGCTCTGCCTGCTCACCTCCGGCATCACCTACCTCGTGCACCGCAG CGCCATCCGCATCAGCCGCAAGGGCCGGCACACGCTCCTGAACTTCTGCCTGCACGCGGCCCTGACCTGTGCCGTGTTCGCCGGGGGCATCAACCGCACCGCCCACCCCGTGCTGTGCCAGGCG GTGGGCATCGCGCTGCATTACTGCACGCTCTGCGCCATGCTGTGGATCGCCGCGACAGCCCGGAGCATCTACCAGCAGGTGACCAAGAAGGCGCCGCCGTGCCCGGGCGCAGACCGGCCGCCGTACTCCCGGCAGCCCCTGCTCAG GCTCTACCTCATCAGCGGCGGCGTTCCCTTCGTCATCTGCGGGGTCACGGCCGCCACCAACATCAAGAATTACGGCCCGGAGGACGAGGACGCAGCGTA CTGCTGGATGGcctgggagcccagcctgggCGCGTTCTACGGGCCGGCGGCCTTCATCGCGCTCGTCGCCTGCGTGCACTTCCTGGGCGCCCACGTGCAGCTGCGGCGCCACCCGGAGCGCCGGCACGAGCTCAGGGGGCGGGCGGAGGAGCAGCACCGGCTGCCCGGGCCGGaggccgcccccagcccccgggcgCCCCCCGGGCGGCCGCCCGCCTCGCTGCTGCAGAACGAGCACTCCCTGGAGGCCCAGCTGCGGGCCGCGGCCTTCACGCTGCTCCTGTTCGCGGCCACCTGGGCCTTCGGGGCGCTGGCCGTGTCCCAGGGCCCCTTCCTGGACCTGGTCTTCAGCTGCCTCTACGGCGCCTTCTGCGTGACGCTGGGGCTGTTCGTGCTCATCCACCACTGCGCCAAGCGGGACGACGTGTGGCACTGCTGGTGGTCCTGCCGCCCCGCCCGCCGGGGCGCCCGCCCCGCCCTGGACGCCAACGGGGACGCCCTGGGGCGCGCCGCCTGCCTGCAGGACCTGCCCTGCCCCGGCCGGCCGCGGGGCTTCGGCCACCCCGCGGCCGGCCACTGCAAGATGACCAACCTGCAGGCCGCCCAGAGCCACGTCAGCTGCCTGTCGCCGGCCACGCCCTGCTGCGCCCAGATGCACTGCGAGCAGCTGCTGGAGGACGCGGTCCACGCGCACGGGGAGGACCCCTGCGGCCACGACCCCTGCGGCCACGACCCCTGCGGCCACGACCCCTGCGGCCACGACCCCCGCCTGCACGGGTGCCTCCGGGGCAGGACGAGGCCGCACCACTTCGGCCGGCACCACGCGGCCGAGGCCGAGCAGGAGTACGCCTACCACATCCCGTCCAGCCTGGACGGCAGCCCCCGCAGCTCGGGCACGGAGGACAGCCCCCCCAGCTCGCTCGAGGGCCCCGCGGGGACGCACGGCCTGGCCTGCTGCGCCCAGGGCGACCCCTTCCCCTTGGTCAGCCAGCCCGAGGGCGGCCGCGCCAGCCCCACCCTCTACGGCTGCGGCCCGCGGCCCGGCAGGGAGGGggcccgaggccccgcccacttCGAGATGCTCCGGcggacacagtccctgcccttcGGGGGCCCCGGCCCGAACGGGGTGCTCAAGGGCAGCCTGGGCGAGGCAGGGCCCTACGGCGCCGACAGCACCGGCAACATCCGGACGGGGCCCTGGAGGAACGAGACGACTGTGTAG